One Erpetoichthys calabaricus chromosome 9, fErpCal1.3, whole genome shotgun sequence genomic region harbors:
- the LOC114642610 gene encoding glutamine synthetase-like translates to MSSSMSASSDLSKTLWDKYMCLPQGDKVQATYIWIDGTGEGLCYKTRTLDLEPKGIEDVPEWNFDGSSTYQAEVSNSDMYLIPVCLFRDPFTLDPNKLVMCEVLKYNRQPAETNLRSSCLEVMEQAGHSHPWFGMEQEYLLLGIDKHPFGWPKNGYPATQGSYSCRVGADKVYGRDIIECHYKACLYAGVKIAGTNAEAMPSQWEFQVGPCEGIAMGDHLWMARFLLHRVCEDFGVVATLDPKPIAGNWYGAGCHTNFSTEAMRNKGGLQ, encoded by the exons atgtccagctccatgtctgcCAGCTCTGACCTCAGTAAGACCTTGTGGGACAAGTACATGTGCCTCCCGCAGGGGGACAAGGTGCAGGCCACCTACATCTGGATTGATGGCACCGGAGAAGGCCTGTGCTACAAGACGAGGACCCTGGACTTGGAGCCCAAGGGCATCGAAG ATGTTCCCGAGTGGAATTTCGACGGCTCAAGCACCTACCAGGCGGAGGTCTCCAACAGCGACATGTACCTGATACCCGTGTGCCTCTTCAGGGACCCTTTCACGCTGGACCCCAACAAGCTGGTGATGTGCGAGGTGCTCAAGTACAACCGCCAGCCTGCAG AGACCAACCTGCGCAGCAGCTGCCTTGAGGTGATGGAGCAGGCCGGGCACAGCCACCCTTGGTTTGGCATGGAGCAGGAATACTTGCTGTTGGGCATTGACAAGCACCCCTTTGGTTGGCCCAAGAATGGCTACCCTGCAACCCAAG GTTCCTATAGCTGCAGAGTGGGCGCCGACAAAGTCTACGGCCGAGACATCATCGAGTGCCACTACAAGGCCTGTCTGTATGCTGGGGTGAAGATCGCTGGCACCAATGCGGAAGCCATGCCCTCTCAG TGGGAGTTCCAGGTGGGGCCCTGCGAGGGCATTGCCATGGGCGATCACCTGTGGATGGCGCGCTTCTTGCTGCACCGTGTCTGTGAAGACTTCGGGGTGGTGGCCACGCTTGACCCCAAGCCGATTGCGGGTAACTGGTATGGAGCAGGGTGTCACACCAACTTCAGCACGGAGGCCATGCGTAACAAGGGGGGACTTCAGTAA